In Blastopirellula sp. J2-11, a single genomic region encodes these proteins:
- a CDS encoding DUF1559 domain-containing protein: MLVRKSAFTLVELLVVIAIIGVLIALLLPAVQQARESARRMQCTNNLKQMGLGLHNHHDTFGNFPPGQMSVSNRDQAGAAKAWSDKNSLSWMVFVLPYIEQESLFQQIRDENDNFDVYLDRFSWWTTGTNWGQIAVDGFMCPSCPMPTANPHRKDNAKTNYKAILGTEYPDNLATDDAGYMKKFSGTFWLNSETGFNDLTDGTSNTVFIGEQDGAEKPRRASCWVGSDKAHWLNNNLGSTSANPSFTINGSNAWGALGSMHPGGANFCRADGSVVFIPETIDGTVYESFGTRSGGEVTPSL, encoded by the coding sequence ATGCTTGTTCGCAAATCCGCTTTCACCCTTGTCGAGTTGCTGGTCGTGATCGCCATTATAGGCGTATTGATTGCACTATTATTGCCCGCCGTCCAGCAGGCTCGTGAGTCGGCTCGAAGAATGCAATGCACTAACAACCTCAAGCAGATGGGGCTGGGACTGCATAATCATCACGATACGTTCGGCAATTTTCCTCCTGGTCAAATGAGCGTTTCCAATCGGGATCAAGCAGGCGCCGCCAAAGCTTGGAGCGATAAGAATTCGTTGAGTTGGATGGTGTTTGTGCTGCCGTACATTGAGCAGGAAAGCCTGTTTCAACAGATCCGGGACGAGAATGACAATTTCGACGTCTACCTGGATCGATTTTCTTGGTGGACGACGGGGACCAATTGGGGGCAAATCGCAGTCGATGGTTTCATGTGTCCCTCGTGTCCGATGCCCACGGCGAATCCCCATCGCAAAGACAACGCCAAGACCAACTACAAAGCGATCTTAGGTACCGAATACCCCGACAATCTGGCCACCGATGATGCGGGTTATATGAAGAAGTTTAGCGGAACCTTCTGGCTGAACAGCGAGACGGGGTTTAATGACCTTACCGATGGAACCAGCAATACGGTCTTCATTGGAGAGCAAGACGGAGCCGAAAAGCCGCGTCGCGCCTCGTGCTGGGTGGGTTCGGATAAAGCGCATTGGCTGAATAACAATCTCGGGTCGACTTCCGCGAATCCGAGCTTCACGATCAATGGGTCAAACGCCTGGGGGGCTTTGGGGAGCATGCACCCCGGTGGAGCCAATTTCTGCCGTGCCGACGGATCGGTCGTCTTTATCCCTGAGACGATTGATGGAACCGTCTATGAGAGTTTCGGGACGAGATCCGGAGGGGAAGTCACTCCCAGTCTCTAG
- a CDS encoding Ig-like domain-containing protein gives MFRIQSQSWLRTFPAVATGLLLLGCGQSGPATGLVSGAITLNGEPLPSAEVVFYPDSGRASSGATDENGQYELMFTYDTKGCLPGEHQVVVSTRVLSSDEPDAVRMPELVPRKYRKKGELTATVEPGKNVINFDLTK, from the coding sequence ATGTTTAGAATCCAATCGCAGTCATGGCTGCGTACGTTTCCTGCCGTTGCGACAGGACTATTGCTACTGGGATGTGGTCAATCAGGTCCCGCAACCGGTCTGGTGTCGGGAGCGATCACGCTCAACGGCGAACCGTTGCCGAGTGCGGAAGTTGTCTTTTACCCCGATTCGGGGCGCGCCTCAAGCGGCGCTACCGATGAAAATGGGCAATACGAACTGATGTTCACCTACGACACGAAGGGTTGTCTGCCTGGTGAGCATCAAGTTGTTGTCAGCACGCGGGTTCTCTCGAGTGACGAACCTGATGCGGTGAGAATGCCAGAATTGGTACCGCGCAAATACCGCAAGAAGGGAGAGTTGACCGCGACTGTGGAGCCTGGGAAGAATGTAATTAATTTCGATTTGACGAAATAG
- a CDS encoding flagellin — translation MTRINTNVSSLVAQKNLGRSNADLNVTLTRLSTGLRINSGKDDPAGLIASESLRSDITSVEKAITNSERANQLIATADSALGQVSSLLNDIRGLISEAANTGALSDEQVAANQLQIDSSLEAIDRIAQVTSFQGKRLLDGNLDFITQNVNRSSIAGLQIDQANFGTQTSIGVAVKVVSQATRGTLNYGFGAVADDLILEVGGANGTEAFNFAKGSTIEEIASAVNLVSDATGVEAVLETAATKGELTVSSFGKDNDILLTANEAGFEPGDVRIKYAKGTSSTTTATYTAQVGDDPAKLEVTLGVTEYETASVTVDTAGTDNDFSITANQAGADFNDISIIFNDGAITGQETAVFDADAKTLTITKNAASTGADIIAAINSTSPLSNTPFAIVDGAAVNSDFSITSDSTGLANNNTTINFIGGGTAGAETVAYDNSDPDAPIITVTIQDGVSTANQVISAINLDGVTGPLFTAAANVAGSDGSGVIAIGDSGAVTTTANNSGVSALFTAALVETLGSGSGAVAFTGTFGTTTSGGVDGGDVSATANDVIEAINAAVGNTTVTASLAAGNDGHDAVTEFTNFAYNGVPEQNTSLQFLAPEDSPNIRFVSNAGTELSIDTTTDPRVEGVSQAIIQNADPDGTFSIIAKLKGTDYDGYSISFVDDATVTGGANEFGVLDKENKTLTIHLEDGVSTAEDLLTAINDDAYISQFFEAKNFGSSDGSDAVTIADLTIPAATTGGLVSEGTLVVNLETDADGNIKTTANDLIAFFDDPSAFISDPTHAANALAYLEARGISVTNVEGSDGTGVLEVTADDIAFATSGNDLEDAQASGSTYAVNGANAQLSFTAVNSGEEYDNVTVRFVNDATVTAGVNERGEYEAATKTLTFFIEAGTTSADDIADIFDSLDANYNEDLAQLFSTTSGGAGLVTTDDTATLTGGVVDNGTTDGAALIGNSDLENLGLTFQATNFGSDSFVSVKALSGAFSLADQSGATNVDRASGTDVDVRINGIQAIGAGLKASINTSSLDLSFTLSASVESNSSFEFEIVGGGALFQLGPDVVSNQQARLGIQSVSTATLGGVSGRLFELRSGGSKSLTNDVGGAAKVVDEVISVVTSLRGRLGAFQKTTLDSNIYSLNDTLANLTEAESSIRDADFAAESARLTRAQILVQAGTNTLGIANQNPQNVLSLLQG, via the coding sequence ATGACTCGCATCAATACCAACGTTAGTTCGCTTGTCGCTCAAAAGAACCTGGGCCGTTCGAACGCCGATTTGAACGTGACCCTCACTCGTTTGAGCACCGGCTTGCGAATCAATAGCGGCAAAGACGATCCGGCCGGATTGATCGCCAGCGAATCGCTTCGCAGCGACATCACCAGCGTTGAAAAAGCGATCACCAATAGCGAACGCGCCAATCAATTGATCGCCACGGCCGATAGCGCCTTGGGGCAGGTCAGCTCGTTGCTCAATGATATTCGGGGCCTGATCTCCGAAGCCGCGAATACGGGCGCACTGAGTGACGAACAGGTCGCGGCGAATCAGCTGCAGATCGACTCGTCGCTCGAAGCGATCGACCGTATCGCCCAGGTAACCTCTTTCCAGGGAAAGCGGTTGCTCGACGGCAATCTTGACTTTATCACGCAAAATGTCAATCGCTCATCGATCGCCGGTCTGCAAATCGATCAAGCCAACTTCGGCACGCAAACTTCAATCGGCGTAGCCGTCAAAGTGGTGAGTCAGGCGACGCGCGGCACGCTCAACTATGGCTTTGGCGCGGTCGCAGACGACCTTATTCTCGAAGTCGGCGGCGCCAACGGGACCGAGGCGTTCAATTTCGCCAAGGGCTCGACGATTGAAGAAATCGCTTCGGCGGTCAATTTGGTCTCCGACGCTACCGGGGTTGAAGCGGTGCTGGAAACGGCTGCGACCAAGGGAGAACTAACCGTCAGCAGCTTCGGTAAGGATAATGACATTCTCTTGACCGCCAACGAAGCCGGTTTTGAGCCCGGCGATGTCCGGATTAAGTACGCCAAAGGGACGTCGAGTACGACCACCGCGACCTACACCGCTCAAGTTGGAGATGATCCTGCGAAACTAGAAGTGACCCTCGGCGTGACCGAGTACGAAACGGCCAGCGTGACTGTCGACACCGCCGGCACTGACAACGATTTTTCGATCACGGCCAATCAAGCCGGCGCGGATTTCAATGATATCTCGATCATCTTCAACGATGGCGCAATCACCGGACAAGAAACAGCCGTCTTTGACGCCGACGCCAAAACGTTGACGATTACCAAGAACGCGGCTTCGACCGGGGCGGACATCATAGCGGCGATCAATAGCACGAGCCCGCTCTCAAACACGCCGTTCGCCATCGTCGATGGCGCCGCCGTGAACTCGGACTTCTCGATTACGTCCGATTCGACCGGGCTGGCCAACAATAACACCACGATCAACTTTATCGGCGGCGGTACGGCCGGCGCCGAAACGGTCGCCTATGACAACTCGGATCCGGACGCTCCGATCATTACGGTCACGATCCAAGACGGCGTCTCGACCGCGAATCAGGTGATCTCTGCGATCAATCTTGACGGCGTCACCGGCCCATTATTTACTGCCGCCGCCAACGTCGCCGGCAGTGATGGCTCCGGCGTAATTGCGATCGGCGACAGCGGCGCCGTCACGACCACCGCCAACAACTCGGGCGTTTCGGCGCTCTTCACGGCGGCTCTTGTCGAAACGCTGGGAAGCGGCTCTGGCGCGGTGGCCTTTACCGGCACGTTTGGGACGACTACATCCGGCGGCGTCGACGGCGGCGACGTGAGTGCAACCGCGAATGACGTGATCGAAGCGATCAACGCCGCCGTTGGCAATACGACGGTCACCGCCTCTTTGGCCGCCGGTAACGACGGACATGATGCGGTCACCGAATTCACGAATTTCGCCTACAACGGCGTTCCCGAACAAAACACCAGCTTGCAGTTTCTGGCGCCGGAAGACTCACCCAACATCCGCTTTGTGTCGAACGCAGGCACAGAGCTCTCGATCGACACGACGACTGATCCCCGCGTCGAAGGCGTATCGCAGGCGATCATTCAAAACGCCGACCCTGACGGCACCTTCTCGATCATTGCGAAGCTCAAAGGAACCGATTACGACGGCTACTCCATTAGCTTCGTAGACGACGCCACCGTCACCGGCGGAGCGAATGAATTCGGCGTACTCGACAAAGAGAACAAGACGCTAACCATTCACCTGGAAGACGGCGTCTCGACGGCGGAAGACCTGCTGACCGCGATCAACGACGACGCCTATATCAGTCAGTTCTTCGAAGCCAAGAATTTTGGTTCCAGCGATGGTTCGGATGCGGTTACCATCGCCGACCTGACAATCCCGGCGGCCACCACCGGCGGCTTGGTCAGCGAGGGAACGCTGGTCGTCAATCTCGAAACCGACGCCGACGGCAACATCAAGACGACGGCGAACGATTTGATCGCCTTTTTTGATGATCCCAGTGCGTTTATCTCGGATCCGACCCATGCAGCCAACGCTCTCGCTTACCTCGAAGCTCGCGGCATCAGCGTTACGAATGTCGAAGGAAGCGACGGCACAGGGGTACTTGAAGTAACCGCGGATGACATCGCCTTTGCGACTAGCGGCAACGACCTGGAAGACGCCCAAGCGTCCGGTTCGACTTACGCCGTGAACGGCGCCAACGCTCAACTGAGCTTCACGGCGGTCAATTCGGGCGAAGAGTATGACAACGTCACGGTCCGGTTTGTCAACGACGCAACCGTCACCGCCGGCGTTAACGAACGGGGCGAATACGAAGCGGCCACCAAAACGTTGACCTTCTTTATCGAAGCAGGCACGACTTCCGCCGACGATATCGCCGACATTTTTGACTCGCTAGACGCTAACTACAACGAAGACCTCGCCCAACTCTTCAGCACCACATCGGGCGGAGCCGGACTGGTGACGACCGACGACACGGCGACGCTGACCGGCGGCGTCGTTGACAACGGAACGACCGATGGCGCCGCGTTGATTGGAAACTCGGACTTAGAAAATCTGGGGCTGACTTTCCAAGCAACCAACTTCGGCTCCGACTCGTTTGTCAGCGTGAAGGCCCTCAGCGGTGCGTTCAGCCTGGCCGATCAAAGCGGCGCCACCAACGTGGACCGTGCGTCCGGAACCGACGTCGATGTCCGCATCAACGGCATCCAAGCGATCGGCGCCGGCTTGAAGGCCTCGATCAACACCTCGTCGCTTGACCTCAGCTTCACGCTCAGCGCCAGCGTCGAAAGTAATTCAAGCTTCGAGTTCGAGATCGTCGGCGGCGGCGCCTTGTTCCAACTGGGCCCTGACGTCGTCAGCAATCAGCAGGCGCGGCTTGGTATTCAAAGCGTCAGCACCGCCACCCTAGGCGGCGTCAGCGGACGCTTGTTCGAGCTGCGCTCAGGCGGCAGCAAAAGTCTGACCAATGATGTTGGCGGAGCCGCCAAAGTCGTGGACGAAGTGATCTCGGTGGTGACCTCGCTACGCGGTCGCTTGGGAGCTTTCCAGAAGACGACCTTGGACTCAAATATCTACTCGTTGAACGACACCTTGGCGAACCTGACCGAGGCCGAAAGCTCGATCCGCGACGCCGACTTCGCCGCCGAATCGGCGAGACTGACGCGAGCCCAGATTCTGGTCCAAGCCGGCACCAACACGCTGGGGATCGCCAACCAAAACCCGCAAAACGTGTTGAGCCTGTTGCAGGGCTAA
- a CDS encoding DUF502 domain-containing protein has product MRRLTSALWQRFLRYFLAGILAVMPLALTGMIVIWLAGFLNGFVGPTSFVGQQLSRIGVANGTPTVPVDSEDINWIAYLFGWVIVLGVVFLIGMLVETGLKNTFNSLVDSIIIRVPLIGKLYGTARQLVGMLDKQDDGELRGMKAVFVMFGKENGAGILALMPTSDRYDINGVDYHGVYLPTSPLPMTGGIVFVPCDAVQPVEMSVDGLMSIYLSMGVTAPQFLQTAGKGMNKKGPVPKPD; this is encoded by the coding sequence ATGAGAAGACTCACTTCAGCGCTCTGGCAACGTTTTTTACGCTATTTTTTGGCCGGAATCTTGGCCGTCATGCCGCTGGCGCTGACCGGAATGATCGTGATCTGGCTCGCCGGTTTTCTCAACGGCTTCGTGGGGCCGACCTCCTTTGTCGGGCAACAGCTAAGCCGCATCGGCGTGGCGAACGGTACGCCGACCGTGCCGGTTGACAGTGAGGATATCAACTGGATCGCGTACTTGTTTGGCTGGGTGATCGTCCTGGGAGTGGTCTTCCTGATCGGCATGCTCGTCGAAACGGGGTTAAAAAACACGTTCAACTCGTTGGTCGATTCGATCATCATCCGCGTGCCGCTCATCGGCAAGTTGTACGGCACCGCTCGGCAGTTGGTCGGCATGCTCGATAAACAAGATGACGGAGAGTTGCGCGGCATGAAGGCCGTTTTCGTCATGTTCGGCAAAGAAAATGGCGCCGGCATCCTCGCGTTGATGCCAACCTCGGATCGGTACGACATCAACGGCGTCGACTATCACGGCGTCTATCTGCCGACCTCGCCGCTACCGATGACCGGCGGCATTGTCTTTGTTCCCTGCGACGCAGTCCAACCGGTCGAGATGTCGGTCGACGGCCTGATGAGCATCTACCTGTCAATGGGCGTCACCGCGCCGCAGTTTTTGCAAACGGCCGGCAAGGGAATGAATAAGAAAGGGCCTGTGCCGAAGCCGGACTAA
- a CDS encoding DUF1080 domain-containing protein, with product MKYFSFFAVFAAAVLSAASLSAGKEWKSGIEWPEPPVVEPGAKPGDAPADAIVLFDGSDLSQWDGGDKWIVKDGYAQAAKGGITTKDSFGDMQLHIEFATPEKVSGKGQGRGNSGVYFFGKYECQILDSYDNPTYFDGQAASIYKQSPPMVNASRKPGQWQAYDIIFNAPQFNDDGSLAKSGYFTVLHNGVLVQNHYELKGTTAWDSPPKFEKHGPKGKIQLQFHGNPVRYRNIWLRELKPLVGKLPEAKPTEEKPEAKVEEKQEAKQTEKKQEQPSETGSADAAK from the coding sequence ATGAAGTACTTCAGTTTTTTCGCTGTGTTCGCCGCCGCTGTTTTGTCGGCCGCTTCTCTGTCTGCCGGCAAAGAATGGAAAAGCGGGATCGAGTGGCCCGAACCGCCGGTTGTCGAGCCAGGCGCCAAGCCGGGCGACGCTCCTGCCGACGCGATCGTGCTGTTTGACGGCAGCGACCTGTCCCAATGGGACGGCGGAGACAAGTGGATCGTCAAAGATGGCTACGCCCAAGCGGCGAAAGGTGGGATCACCACCAAAGATAGTTTCGGCGATATGCAGCTGCATATTGAGTTCGCCACGCCGGAGAAAGTCTCTGGCAAGGGACAAGGTCGCGGCAACAGCGGCGTCTATTTCTTTGGCAAGTACGAATGCCAGATTCTCGATTCGTACGACAATCCGACCTATTTCGACGGTCAGGCCGCTTCGATCTACAAGCAGTCGCCGCCGATGGTCAATGCGTCACGCAAGCCTGGCCAGTGGCAAGCCTACGACATCATCTTCAACGCACCGCAGTTCAACGACGACGGTTCTCTGGCCAAGTCCGGCTACTTCACTGTGCTGCACAACGGAGTGTTAGTGCAAAACCATTACGAGTTGAAGGGAACCACCGCGTGGGATAGCCCGCCAAAGTTTGAAAAGCACGGCCCGAAGGGAAAAATTCAACTGCAGTTTCACGGCAATCCGGTCCGCTATCGCAATATCTGGTTGCGGGAACTGAAGCCGCTGGTCGGCAAGCTTCCCGAGGCGAAACCAACGGAAGAGAAGCCCGAAGCAAAGGTCGAAGAAAAGCAGGAAGCAAAGCAGACCGAGAAAAAGCAGGAACAGCCTTCCGAAACGGGCTCGGCTGACGCCGCCAAGTAG
- a CDS encoding acyl-CoA desaturase, translating into MSIVSDDNKLAGDDFEDDAVSSEDWNESNLATETKPTAKTTKTRKPRRIEPPIAEKLTDRYKSGFAWIIFGWLAGIHVVALAAPFYFSWSGFAIFVAFYYLTGCVGITLCFHRMLTHTSYQVHYPTRMILAFIGGLAGEGSALDWVAMHRKHHAHSDQPEDPHSPEHGGLWAHMWWLFPFRNREEQRSIHERWAPDLLKEPGMRFLDYAFIPSHLALGGLMAFAGYCYGGSYYATSWVLWGMFARLVVVLHVTWFVNSASHIWGYTNYETTDKSKNLWWVALTAFGEGWHNNHHAYPRMANHGHKWWEFDLTYNIIRVMKWTGLAWNVVDYKKRSKDGSAIH; encoded by the coding sequence ATGTCGATAGTCTCCGACGATAACAAACTAGCGGGCGACGACTTCGAAGATGACGCCGTCTCCTCGGAGGATTGGAATGAATCCAACCTCGCGACTGAAACCAAGCCGACGGCCAAAACGACGAAGACGCGCAAACCGCGTCGCATCGAACCGCCGATCGCTGAAAAACTGACCGATCGCTACAAGTCTGGCTTTGCGTGGATCATTTTCGGCTGGCTCGCCGGCATTCATGTCGTCGCTTTGGCCGCGCCGTTCTACTTTTCGTGGAGCGGATTTGCGATCTTTGTCGCTTTTTACTATCTGACCGGCTGTGTTGGCATCACGCTCTGCTTTCACCGCATGTTGACCCATACCAGTTATCAGGTGCATTACCCGACTCGCATGATCTTGGCCTTTATCGGCGGATTGGCGGGCGAAGGTTCGGCCCTCGACTGGGTCGCGATGCATCGCAAGCATCACGCACATAGCGATCAACCCGAAGATCCGCATTCGCCCGAGCATGGCGGTTTGTGGGCGCACATGTGGTGGCTCTTCCCATTCCGTAATCGTGAAGAACAGCGATCGATCCACGAACGCTGGGCTCCCGACTTGTTGAAAGAGCCAGGCATGCGTTTCCTGGACTACGCGTTCATCCCTTCGCACTTGGCGCTAGGCGGATTGATGGCGTTCGCCGGCTATTGTTACGGCGGTTCGTACTATGCGACCTCGTGGGTGTTGTGGGGTATGTTCGCCCGCTTGGTGGTCGTGTTGCACGTCACCTGGTTCGTCAACTCGGCGTCGCACATCTGGGGCTACACCAACTATGAGACGACCGACAAAAGCAAGAACCTGTGGTGGGTCGCGTTGACCGCCTTTGGCGAAGGTTGGCACAACAACCACCATGCTTACCCCCGCATGGCCAACCATGGTCACAAGTGGTGGGAATTCGACCTGACCTACAACATCATCCGCGTGATGAAGTGGACCGGTCTGGCTTGGAACGTGGTCGACTACAAGAAGCGAAGCAAAGACGGCTCGGCGATTCACTAA
- a CDS encoding response regulator transcription factor, whose product MHGGKTNQQTRILVVEDEAHLAIGIRYNLEAEGFDVTVVEDGRSALEVVDKNPRQIDIVILDLMLPGMSGYAVCETLRANGEDMPILILSARTLPEDRKRGFDVGADQYMMKPFDLDEFISRVKNLLAARNRRDQARQREEPETLKHFEFRDVKIDFEAFQVVCGDKPIRLTQLEAKLLRYFCENEGRIIPRNELLTEVWQMSPNITTRAPDQFILRMRKLFERDPSNPQHFITIRDAGYQFLAREAAAEANDAAPEETSPE is encoded by the coding sequence ATGCACGGGGGAAAAACAAATCAACAGACGCGAATCTTGGTGGTCGAAGATGAAGCCCATCTCGCGATCGGCATTCGCTATAACCTGGAAGCGGAAGGCTTTGACGTCACGGTTGTCGAAGATGGGCGCAGCGCGCTGGAAGTGGTCGACAAAAATCCACGCCAGATCGACATCGTGATTCTCGATTTAATGCTTCCCGGCATGAGCGGCTATGCGGTTTGTGAAACGCTCCGCGCTAACGGCGAGGATATGCCGATCTTGATCCTCAGCGCTCGCACGTTGCCCGAAGATCGGAAGCGCGGCTTCGACGTCGGCGCCGATCAATACATGATGAAGCCGTTCGATCTTGATGAGTTCATCAGCCGCGTAAAAAACCTGCTGGCGGCCCGCAATCGCCGCGACCAAGCGCGTCAACGGGAAGAACCAGAGACGCTGAAACATTTCGAGTTTCGGGACGTAAAAATCGATTTTGAAGCGTTTCAAGTGGTCTGCGGCGACAAGCCGATCCGGCTGACGCAGTTAGAAGCCAAGCTGCTCCGCTACTTCTGCGAAAACGAAGGCCGGATCATTCCGCGCAACGAACTGCTGACCGAAGTCTGGCAGATGTCGCCGAACATCACGACCCGCGCACCGGACCAGTTCATCTTGCGAATGCGCAAGTTGTTTGAGCGAGACCCGTCGAACCCACAGCACTTCATCACGATCCGAGACGCCGGGTATCAGTTCTTGGCCAGAGAAGCAGCGGCGGAAGCGAATGACGCGGCGCCAGAAGAAACGTCGCCTGAGTAG
- a CDS encoding sensor histidine kinase produces the protein MSTSRRPIGLPVTIAVIMIVLLVMLIVGWVLLAVWGAYNDEDSAILYWTILPIGAIFLATVLGGVIFYMVLSIKSINLNIRQANFIDSVTHELKSPIASLKLYLQTLNRLKVSEAEAVEFYGTMLKDVERLDHLINHLLEAGRLDRSRDEAEAEEIRLDKLLIGCADASLLLYRAPREMIQLHLQPCVMHSYQGDLDIIFRNLIDNAMKYSGANALIEIHLRLDANQKAVVEVSDNGPGIPKGMRRKIFGRFVRLGLELQREKPGTGLGLYIVRTLVRRLRGSVKVTDGRQGQGTRFIVTLPGARPLNENPQSEEQNAA, from the coding sequence ATGTCCACCTCCCGACGCCCTATCGGCCTTCCTGTGACGATCGCGGTCATCATGATCGTGCTGTTGGTCATGTTGATCGTCGGCTGGGTGCTATTAGCGGTCTGGGGCGCCTACAACGACGAAGACTCGGCGATCCTGTATTGGACCATCCTCCCAATCGGAGCCATCTTTCTAGCGACCGTTTTGGGGGGCGTGATTTTCTATATGGTTCTGTCGATCAAGTCGATCAACTTGAACATTCGCCAGGCCAATTTTATCGACAGCGTTACGCATGAACTCAAGAGCCCGATCGCATCGCTTAAGCTATATCTGCAAACGCTCAACCGGCTAAAAGTGTCGGAAGCCGAAGCGGTCGAATTTTACGGCACGATGCTCAAAGATGTCGAACGGCTCGATCACCTGATTAATCACCTGCTCGAAGCAGGCCGGCTCGACCGAAGTCGCGACGAGGCCGAAGCCGAAGAAATCCGACTCGACAAGCTGTTGATCGGCTGCGCCGACGCGTCGCTGCTGCTCTATCGAGCGCCTCGCGAGATGATCCAGCTTCATTTGCAACCTTGCGTCATGCACAGCTATCAGGGCGATCTCGACATCATCTTTCGCAACCTGATCGATAACGCGATGAAATACTCCGGCGCCAACGCATTGATTGAGATTCATCTGCGGCTCGACGCCAACCAGAAGGCAGTGGTCGAAGTCTCGGACAACGGGCCTGGCATCCCCAAAGGAATGCGCCGTAAAATCTTTGGTCGTTTCGTTCGTTTGGGACTAGAACTGCAGCGAGAAAAGCCCGGGACCGGACTTGGTTTGTACATCGTAAGGACGCTGGTGCGGCGACTGAGAGGATCGGTTAAAGTAACGGACGGTCGGCAAGGGCAGGGGACCCGATTTATCGTCACCTTGCCTGGCGCTCGACCGCTGAATGAGAATCCGCAGTCCGAAGAACAAAATGCGGCGTAG